One genomic region from Muriicola soli encodes:
- the ytxJ gene encoding bacillithiol system redox-active protein YtxJ, whose product MGVFNWWKGTDEKESEQLDKAKWNPLETESQLEEIIHRSGERTQIIFKNSTSCGISGMVKRSFEANYPLRPGQAELHLLHVQYNRELSHAIAREFEVRHESPQLLVIKNGNVVKHASHGSINDVSLEDYL is encoded by the coding sequence ATGGGCGTATTTAATTGGTGGAAAGGAACGGATGAAAAAGAGTCCGAGCAATTAGATAAAGCGAAATGGAATCCCCTTGAAACGGAATCTCAGTTGGAAGAGATTATTCACCGTTCCGGCGAACGCACACAAATTATTTTCAAAAATTCTACGAGTTGTGGGATCAGTGGGATGGTGAAGCGATCCTTTGAGGCTAATTATCCTTTGAGACCCGGGCAGGCAGAACTCCATCTCTTACACGTGCAGTACAATCGTGAACTTTCGCATGCAATAGCTCGGGAATTTGAAGTCAGGCATGAATCACCCCAGTTGCTGGTTATTAAGAATGGAAACGTAGTTAAACACGCTTCCCACGGAAGTATAAACGATGTTTCTTTGGAGGACTATCTTTAA
- a CDS encoding PorP/SprF family type IX secretion system membrane protein produces MPKPLFIFLFLICVIIGKAQEVSLPSDFRQHNLNQYNSSLFNPVFTLDRNNPQSLSVWSRWQWQQPDADPTTLFANYTHKLNPRSSVGIGFLQQNTGVFLQTGGVLNYAYDFEIAPDVFLALGINLFGYREELADDRFQQSPNINLPFLYDGPEFILQAAPGIRLAYKNLSLGFTAENAVIYNVSPSDNNNGDAEKIFLGSASYSLPVKGTGILENAYLRPLLYIKSIPEMDAQYGINTLFASDKIWLQGGYHNFYGFSGGIGGTFLRVFLWGLWLKLGIVRS; encoded by the coding sequence ATGCCAAAACCCCTTTTTATTTTCCTCTTTCTTATTTGTGTTATCATTGGAAAAGCTCAGGAAGTTAGCTTGCCTTCAGATTTCAGACAACACAATTTAAATCAGTACAATAGCAGCCTTTTTAACCCCGTATTTACCCTTGATCGCAACAATCCTCAATCCTTGTCCGTATGGAGCAGATGGCAATGGCAACAGCCTGATGCCGACCCAACCACCTTGTTTGCCAATTATACGCATAAGTTGAATCCAAGATCCTCAGTTGGAATAGGCTTTTTACAACAAAATACCGGCGTTTTCCTTCAGACCGGGGGCGTGCTCAATTACGCATACGACTTTGAAATTGCACCTGATGTTTTCCTTGCTTTGGGGATTAATCTCTTTGGTTACCGCGAAGAATTAGCCGACGATCGCTTTCAGCAGAGTCCGAATATCAATCTACCCTTCTTATATGATGGTCCTGAATTTATCCTGCAGGCGGCACCGGGAATTCGATTGGCCTACAAAAATCTCAGTCTTGGCTTTACGGCGGAAAATGCTGTGATATACAATGTTAGTCCTAGTGATAACAATAATGGAGATGCGGAAAAAATATTCCTGGGCTCAGCAAGCTATTCCTTGCCTGTTAAAGGTACCGGAATTCTCGAAAATGCATATTTACGACCATTATTGTATATCAAATCAATCCCCGAAATGGATGCGCAATACGGAATAAACACCCTTTTTGCAAGTGACAAGATTTGGTTACAAGGAGGGTATCATAACTTTTATGGCTTCTCAGGAGGAATTGGCGGAACTTTTTTAAGAGTTTTTCTGTGGGGGCTCTGGTTGAAATTGGGAATAGTACGGAGCTGA